A window of the Enterobacteriaceae bacterium 4M9 genome harbors these coding sequences:
- the ltaE gene encoding low-specificity L-threonine aldolase produces the protein MIDLRSDTVTRPTRAMLDAMMSAPTGDDVYGDDPTVNALQSEAAEMAGKEAALFLPTGTQANLVALLSHCQRGDEYITGQLAHNYLYEAGGAAVLGSIQPQPVDAAPDGTLPLDAVAAKIKADDIHFARTRLLSLENTHNGKVLPREYLRAARHFTQQHNLALHVDGARIFNAVVEYGCELEDVARECDSFTICLSKGLGAPVGSLLLGSRELINRAVRWRKMTGGGMRQAGILAAAGRYALRHHIERLREDHDNAAWLAGALREAGADVRRQDTNMLFVRVEPQDVGLLGDYMKRRGVLLNAAPITRLVTHLDVERTQLEQVVQHWQHFLNR, from the coding sequence GTGATTGATTTACGCAGCGATACCGTCACGCGCCCGACGCGCGCCATGCTGGACGCCATGATGTCGGCTCCCACCGGCGATGATGTTTACGGGGACGATCCCACCGTTAACGCGCTCCAGAGTGAGGCCGCAGAAATGGCGGGCAAGGAGGCAGCACTGTTTCTGCCTACCGGCACTCAGGCCAATCTGGTGGCCCTGCTCTCGCACTGCCAGCGCGGCGACGAGTACATTACCGGTCAGCTGGCGCATAACTATTTGTATGAGGCAGGCGGTGCTGCGGTACTCGGCAGCATTCAACCACAGCCTGTCGATGCCGCGCCCGACGGTACGCTGCCGCTCGACGCCGTCGCCGCCAAAATCAAAGCCGACGATATCCATTTCGCCCGCACTCGCCTGTTGAGCCTGGAAAACACCCACAACGGCAAAGTGCTGCCGCGGGAATATTTACGCGCGGCGCGGCATTTTACTCAGCAGCACAATCTTGCGCTGCACGTTGACGGCGCACGCATTTTTAATGCCGTGGTGGAATACGGCTGCGAGCTTGAAGACGTGGCGCGCGAGTGTGACAGCTTCACAATTTGTCTTTCTAAAGGGTTGGGTGCACCAGTGGGATCGCTGCTGCTCGGTAGCCGCGAACTTATTAATCGTGCCGTGCGCTGGCGTAAAATGACCGGCGGTGGCATGCGCCAGGCAGGCATTCTGGCAGCCGCAGGCCGCTATGCGCTGCGCCATCATATTGAACGCCTGCGTGAAGACCACGATAATGCCGCCTGGCTTGCCGGCGCACTGCGTGAAGCCGGTGCTGATGTCAGACGCCAGGACACTAACATGCTGTTTGTTCGGGTTGAACCGCAGGATGTGGGCCTACTTGGCGATTATATGAAGCGGCGCGGCGTACTGCTTAACGCCGCGCCGATAACGCGCCTTGTCACTCACCTTGACGTTGAGCGCACGCAGCTTGAGCAGGTCGTACAACACTGGCAGCACTTTCTTAACCGATAA
- a CDS encoding NAD(P)-dependent oxidoreductase, which translates to MKVLVTGATSGLGRSAVEYLRRRGISVTATGHNAAMGKLLERMGAEFIHADLTELVSSQARVMLEGVDTLWHCSGFTAPWGTQEAFDLANVRATRRLGEWAVAWGVRTFVHISSPSLYFDYHHHRAIDEDFRPVRYANEFARSKAASEEVITLMAQANPRTRFAILRPQSLFGPHDTVFFPRLVQMMRHYGSVLLPRGGEALVDMTYHENAVHAMWLVSQANCDNLPSGRAYNITNMEPRPLREIVERLIAELGIRCRIRSVPYPMLDLVARSLERLGSKTAREPVLTHYGVSKLNFNFTLDTTRAETELGYRPVVALDDGIKETAAWLRDHGTFHR; encoded by the coding sequence ATGAAGGTACTGGTCACGGGCGCCACCAGCGGTTTGGGACGCAGCGCGGTCGAATATTTACGCCGTCGCGGTATCAGCGTTACCGCAACCGGGCATAACGCGGCAATGGGGAAACTGCTTGAACGCATGGGCGCGGAGTTCATCCATGCGGATTTAACGGAGCTGGTCTCCTCCCAGGCCAGGGTGATGCTCGAAGGCGTTGACACGTTATGGCACTGTTCCGGTTTCACCGCGCCGTGGGGCACTCAGGAAGCCTTCGATCTTGCCAATGTGCGTGCAACCCGACGTCTCGGCGAATGGGCCGTGGCCTGGGGCGTTCGCACTTTCGTGCATATCTCTTCGCCTTCGCTCTACTTCGACTACCACCACCATCGTGCCATTGACGAAGACTTTCGCCCGGTACGTTACGCCAATGAGTTTGCCCGCAGTAAAGCCGCCAGCGAAGAGGTGATTACGCTGATGGCGCAGGCCAACCCACGCACCCGGTTCGCTATCCTGCGCCCGCAGAGCCTGTTTGGCCCGCACGATACCGTCTTTTTCCCGCGCCTGGTGCAGATGATGCGTCATTACGGCAGCGTGCTGCTGCCGCGCGGCGGTGAAGCGCTGGTCGATATGACCTATCACGAAAATGCGGTACATGCGATGTGGCTGGTAAGCCAGGCAAATTGCGACAATCTGCCGTCCGGGCGGGCTTACAACATCACCAATATGGAACCGCGGCCGCTGCGCGAGATTGTGGAACGGCTTATTGCTGAACTGGGCATTCGCTGTCGCATCCGCTCAGTGCCTTATCCCATGCTGGACCTGGTGGCGCGCAGTCTGGAGCGGCTGGGCAGTAAAACCGCGCGTGAGCCAGTGCTCACCCACTACGGCGTTTCAAAGCTCAATTTTAACTTTACGCTTGATACCACGCGCGCCGAAACGGAACTGGGCTACCGCCCGGTGGTGGCGCTTGATGACGGCATTAAAGAAACTGCCGCCTGGCTGCGCGATCACGGCACGTTCCACCGTTAA
- a CDS encoding lipoprotein, whose translation MRSSVLTLIAPCALLLSACTTVTPAYKDIGVRSGPCIDGGPDSVAQQFYDYRIAHPSRGLSDLAGLRPYLSDALWQQLQAESRAPQANTFLQQDLFSSRNDGIDSASVASASTIPNTDARNIPLRVTLTKGSQQWQDEVLMVRAGQCWSVDDVRYLGAVSHAPSGSLRLSLEKH comes from the coding sequence ATGCGAAGCTCCGTACTGACTTTGATTGCACCGTGCGCGCTGCTGCTCAGCGCCTGCACCACCGTTACGCCCGCCTATAAAGATATTGGCGTACGCAGCGGCCCCTGTATCGACGGTGGCCCGGACAGCGTGGCACAGCAGTTTTATGATTACCGCATCGCCCACCCCAGCCGGGGTTTGAGCGACCTCGCAGGGCTGCGCCCGTACCTGAGCGACGCACTGTGGCAGCAGTTACAGGCTGAAAGCCGCGCGCCGCAGGCCAACACGTTCCTGCAACAGGACCTGTTCTCCAGTCGCAATGACGGTATCGACAGCGCGAGCGTCGCCAGCGCCTCTACCATTCCCAATACCGATGCCCGTAATATTCCGCTGCGCGTGACGCTCACTAAAGGCAGCCAGCAATGGCAGGATGAAGTCCTGATGGTGCGCGCTGGTCAGTGCTGGTCCGTTGATGATGTGCGCTATCTCGGGGCAGTAAGCCATGCGCCGTCAGGCTCGCTGCGTTTATCACTGGAAAAACACTGA
- the artP gene encoding arginine ABC transporter ATP-binding protein ArtP: MSIQLNGINCFYGAHQALFDITLSCPQGETLVLLGPSGAGKSSLLRVLNLLEMPRSGELTIAGNHFNFAKAPSDKAIRELRQNVGMVFQQYNLWPHLTVMQNLIEAPCRVLGLNKDEGRARAGKLLERLRLTPYADRYPLHLSGGQQQRVAIARALMMEPQVLLFDEPTAALDPEITAQIVSIIRELAQTNITQVIVTHEVEVARKTASRVVYMENGHIVEQGDASCFNEPQTEAFKSYLSH; the protein is encoded by the coding sequence ATGAGTATTCAACTAAACGGTATTAATTGCTTTTACGGCGCACACCAGGCGCTGTTTGACATCACACTCAGTTGCCCCCAGGGTGAAACCTTAGTACTGCTTGGGCCAAGCGGCGCGGGTAAGAGTTCTCTGCTGCGGGTGCTGAACCTGCTGGAGATGCCGCGCTCAGGCGAGCTGACCATCGCGGGTAATCATTTTAATTTTGCGAAAGCGCCGAGTGATAAGGCGATTCGTGAACTGCGCCAGAACGTCGGCATGGTGTTTCAACAGTACAATCTGTGGCCACATCTGACCGTAATGCAGAACCTTATCGAAGCGCCCTGCCGCGTGCTGGGACTGAATAAAGATGAAGGTCGCGCCCGCGCCGGTAAACTGCTGGAGCGCCTGCGTCTGACGCCGTATGCCGACCGCTACCCGCTGCACCTTTCCGGTGGCCAGCAACAGCGCGTGGCGATTGCCCGTGCGCTGATGATGGAGCCGCAGGTGCTGCTGTTTGACGAACCTACGGCGGCGCTGGACCCGGAGATCACCGCGCAGATTGTCAGCATTATTCGCGAACTGGCACAAACCAATATTACCCAAGTCATCGTGACGCACGAGGTGGAAGTGGCGCGTAAAACCGCGAGCCGCGTGGTCTATATGGAAAACGGGCATATTGTTGAACAAGGCGATGCGAGCTGCTTTAACGAGCCGCAGACCGAGGCGTTCAAATCTTACCTTTCTCACTGA
- a CDS encoding heavy metal-binding domain-containing protein: protein MQKSTTPTLEGHVIVEYCGVVTGEAILGANIFRDFFAGIRDIVGGRSGAYEKELRKAREIAFREMEEEAASFGADAIVGIDIDYETVGKDSSMLMVSVSGTAVKTRR from the coding sequence GTGCAAAAGTCCACAACCCCAACGCTGGAAGGCCACGTTATTGTTGAATACTGCGGTGTGGTAACCGGGGAAGCCATTCTGGGTGCCAATATTTTCCGCGATTTTTTTGCCGGTATCCGCGATATCGTCGGTGGGCGCTCCGGGGCATATGAAAAGGAACTGCGTAAGGCGCGAGAAATTGCATTTCGTGAAATGGAAGAAGAGGCGGCATCTTTCGGTGCAGACGCCATTGTCGGTATTGATATCGATTACGAAACCGTAGGTAAGGACAGCAGCATGCTGATGGTGAGCGTCAGCGGTACGGCGGTGAAAACACGGCGATGA
- the artQ gene encoding arginine ABC transporter permease ArtQ, whose translation MNELFPLASATGITLGLALCALVIGLALAMLFAVWESVKWRAVAWPGTALVTLLRGLPEILVVLFIYFGSSQLLLLLSDGFTINLGVVQIPVQIQIDNFDVSPFLCGVIALSLLYAAYASQTLRGALKAVPQGQWESGQALGMSKSAIFFRLVMPQMWRHALPGLGNQWLVLLKDTALVSLISVNDLMLQTKSIATRTQEPFTWYIVAAAIYLVITLISQYVLRYIDQRATRFERRPG comes from the coding sequence ATGAACGAATTATTTCCTCTGGCAAGCGCCACCGGGATAACCCTCGGCCTTGCGCTTTGCGCGCTCGTTATTGGTCTTGCACTGGCAATGCTGTTTGCCGTGTGGGAATCGGTAAAATGGCGTGCGGTGGCCTGGCCGGGTACGGCACTGGTCACACTCCTGCGCGGCCTGCCAGAAATTCTGGTGGTGCTGTTTATCTACTTCGGCTCCTCTCAGCTGCTGTTGCTGCTGTCTGACGGCTTTACGATTAACCTGGGTGTTGTGCAAATCCCGGTTCAGATACAGATTGATAACTTTGATGTCAGTCCGTTTTTGTGCGGCGTGATTGCGCTTTCGCTGCTGTATGCCGCCTACGCCTCACAAACGCTGCGTGGCGCGCTCAAAGCCGTGCCGCAGGGCCAGTGGGAATCCGGCCAGGCGCTGGGCATGAGCAAAAGCGCGATTTTCTTTCGCCTGGTGATGCCGCAGATGTGGCGTCACGCGCTACCAGGGCTTGGCAACCAGTGGCTGGTGCTGCTCAAAGACACCGCGCTGGTGTCACTGATTAGCGTTAACGACCTGATGCTGCAAACCAAAAGTATCGCTACCCGCACCCAGGAGCCGTTCACCTGGTACATTGTCGCGGCGGCGATTTATCTGGTTATCACGCTTATCA
- the poxB gene encoding ubiquinone-dependent pyruvate dehydrogenase: MKQTVAAYIAKTLEQAGVKRIWGVTGDSLNGLSDSLNRMGTIEWMPTRHEEVAAFAAGAEAQLSGELAVCAGSCGPGNLHLINGLFDCHRNHVPVLAIAAHIPSSEIGSGYFQETHPQELFRECSHYCELVSSPEQIPQVLAIALRKAVLNRGVSVIVLPGDVALKPAPETASSHWYPAPQPVVVPQQAELEKLAQVLRYANNIALMCGSGCAGAHDELLAVAEKLKSPIVHALRGKEHVEYDNPYDVGMTGLIGFSSGFHTMMNADTLILLGTQFPYRAFYPTDARIIQIDINPGSLGAHSKVDIALVGDIKATLAALLPMLEEKTDRRFLDKALENYADARKGLDALAKPGEHGIHPQYLAQQISHYAAQDAVFTCDVGTPTVWAARYLAMNGKRRLLGSFNHGSMANAMPQALGAKACAPERQVVAMCGDGGFSMLMGDFLSVVQMQLPIKIVVFNNSVLGFVAMEMKAGGYLTDGTELHDTNFASIAEACGIKGIRVEKAEDVNAALEHAFSLPGPVLVDVKVAKDELAIPPQIKLEQAKGFSLYMLRAIISGRGDEVVELAKTNWFR, translated from the coding sequence ATGAAACAAACCGTAGCCGCCTATATTGCCAAAACCCTTGAACAGGCGGGCGTAAAGCGCATCTGGGGCGTTACTGGTGACTCTCTGAACGGGCTGAGTGACAGTCTTAACCGCATGGGCACCATCGAATGGATGCCAACTCGCCATGAGGAAGTGGCTGCCTTTGCCGCCGGGGCCGAGGCCCAACTCAGCGGCGAACTGGCCGTGTGCGCAGGCTCCTGCGGGCCAGGTAACCTGCACCTGATTAATGGCCTGTTCGACTGCCATCGCAATCACGTACCGGTGCTGGCGATTGCCGCCCATATCCCATCGAGCGAAATCGGCAGCGGTTATTTCCAGGAAACCCACCCGCAGGAGTTATTCCGCGAATGCAGCCACTACTGCGAACTGGTGTCATCGCCGGAACAAATCCCGCAGGTGCTGGCCATCGCCCTGCGCAAAGCGGTGCTCAACCGCGGTGTCTCGGTCATTGTGCTGCCGGGTGATGTAGCGCTTAAGCCTGCACCGGAAACGGCCAGCAGTCACTGGTATCCCGCCCCGCAGCCGGTGGTGGTACCACAGCAGGCCGAACTGGAAAAACTGGCACAGGTACTGCGCTATGCCAATAACATTGCGCTGATGTGCGGTAGCGGCTGCGCGGGCGCGCACGACGAACTGCTGGCGGTGGCTGAAAAGCTGAAATCGCCCATTGTCCACGCGCTGCGCGGCAAAGAGCATGTCGAGTATGACAACCCGTACGATGTAGGCATGACCGGGCTTATCGGCTTCTCGTCGGGTTTCCACACGATGATGAACGCCGACACATTAATTCTGCTCGGCACTCAGTTCCCTTATCGCGCCTTTTATCCCACAGATGCCCGCATTATTCAGATAGATATCAACCCCGGCAGCCTCGGTGCGCACAGCAAAGTGGATATCGCCCTGGTGGGCGACATCAAAGCCACGCTGGCCGCGCTGCTCCCCATGCTGGAGGAGAAAACCGATCGCCGTTTTCTCGATAAAGCGCTGGAGAATTACGCCGATGCCCGCAAGGGGCTGGATGCGCTGGCTAAACCCGGCGAACACGGCATTCACCCCCAGTATCTGGCCCAACAAATCAGCCATTACGCCGCGCAAGATGCGGTTTTTACCTGCGATGTGGGCACACCCACCGTCTGGGCCGCACGCTATCTTGCCATGAACGGCAAGCGCCGCCTGCTGGGTTCGTTTAACCACGGCTCCATGGCCAACGCCATGCCACAGGCACTCGGTGCCAAAGCCTGCGCGCCAGAGCGCCAGGTGGTAGCGATGTGCGGCGACGGTGGTTTCAGCATGCTGATGGGCGACTTTTTATCGGTAGTACAGATGCAGTTGCCCATCAAAATTGTGGTCTTCAATAACAGCGTACTGGGTTTTGTGGCAATGGAAATGAAGGCCGGTGGCTACCTGACCGACGGCACCGAGTTGCACGACACCAATTTTGCCAGCATTGCCGAAGCCTGTGGTATTAAAGGCATTCGAGTGGAAAAAGCCGAGGACGTAAACGCCGCGCTTGAGCACGCTTTCAGTCTGCCGGGCCCGGTGCTGGTGGATGTGAAAGTCGCCAAAGATGAGTTGGCTATCCCGCCGCAAATCAAACTTGAGCAGGCCAAAGGTTTCAGCCTGTATATGCTGCGCGCCATTATCAGCGGGCGTGGCGACGAGGTGGTTGAACTGGCGAAAACCAACTGGTTCCGGTAA
- a CDS encoding arginine ABC transporter substrate-binding protein translates to MKKVLLAALLASLSLSATAAQTIRFATEASYPPFETLDASNKIVGFDVDLANALCKEIDATCTFSNQSFDSLIPSLKFRRIDAAMAGMDITPEREKQVLFTKPYYDNSALFISIDGKYTSIDQLKGKKVGVQNGTTHQKFITDKHPEINIVSYDSYQNARLDLQNGRIDAVFGDTAVVTEWLKANEKLVPVGEKVTDKDYFGTGLGIAVRQGNTELQQKFNDALDKVKQNGTYEAIYNKWFQK, encoded by the coding sequence ATGAAAAAAGTTCTTCTTGCCGCGCTGCTCGCCAGCCTGAGCCTTTCTGCCACCGCCGCACAGACTATCCGCTTCGCAACCGAAGCCTCTTATCCTCCGTTTGAGACCCTGGACGCCAGCAACAAGATTGTGGGCTTCGATGTGGATCTGGCAAACGCACTGTGTAAAGAGATTGATGCGACCTGTACCTTCAGCAACCAGTCTTTTGACAGCTTGATCCCAAGCCTGAAGTTCCGTCGTATTGACGCCGCAATGGCCGGTATGGACATCACGCCTGAGCGTGAAAAGCAGGTACTGTTCACGAAACCGTACTACGACAACTCGGCGTTGTTCATCAGCATTGATGGCAAATACACCAGCATTGACCAACTCAAGGGCAAAAAAGTTGGCGTGCAGAACGGCACCACGCACCAGAAGTTCATCACCGATAAGCATCCGGAAATTAACATTGTTTCCTACGACAGCTACCAGAACGCCCGCCTGGATCTGCAAAATGGCCGTATTGATGCCGTTTTCGGTGACACGGCAGTAGTGACCGAGTGGCTCAAAGCCAACGAGAAACTGGTGCCGGTGGGTGAGAAAGTGACTGACAAAGACTACTTCGGCACCGGACTTGGCATTGCTGTGCGCCAGGGTAACACCGAGCTTCAGCAGAAGTTCAACGACGCGCTGGACAAAGTAAAACAAAACGGCACCTACGAGGCCATCTACAACAAATGGTTCCAGAAGTAA
- a CDS encoding N-acetylmuramoyl-L-alanine amidase: MRKRLWLLLTLLLVGCAGEKGVVERGDYRVDTNHPAQSAYSRARILVIHYTAGEFASSLATLVGHDVSAHYLIPEAPPERGGKPLVWELVAEDKLAWHAGVSYWRGSTRINDVSIGIELENQGYSVVGGEKRFYPFADAQIQALVRVARDVIRRNGIAPQNVVAHADIAPQRKDDPGPLFPWQALAQAGIGAWPDPARVAFYLNGRAPSQPVDQASLLDLLARYGYEVSAQMTARQQQRVIAAFQMHFRPARYDGVADAQTQAIAEALLEKYGQG, encoded by the coding sequence ATGAGAAAGAGACTTTGGCTGCTGCTCACGCTGCTACTGGTGGGCTGTGCGGGTGAAAAAGGCGTAGTTGAGCGTGGCGATTATCGTGTGGATACCAACCACCCGGCGCAAAGTGCGTATTCTCGCGCACGCATTCTGGTGATTCACTATACCGCCGGTGAATTTGCCAGCTCGCTGGCAACGCTTGTTGGGCACGATGTCAGCGCCCACTATCTGATTCCCGAAGCGCCGCCTGAGCGCGGCGGCAAGCCGCTGGTCTGGGAGCTGGTCGCGGAAGACAAGCTTGCCTGGCACGCGGGCGTGAGCTACTGGCGCGGTTCAACACGCATTAATGATGTCTCCATTGGCATTGAGCTTGAGAACCAGGGCTACAGCGTGGTGGGCGGCGAAAAGCGTTTTTATCCGTTTGCCGACGCGCAAATTCAGGCACTGGTGCGCGTTGCGCGCGATGTAATTCGCCGTAACGGTATCGCGCCACAAAACGTGGTGGCGCATGCAGATATTGCGCCTCAGCGCAAAGACGACCCGGGGCCGCTATTCCCGTGGCAGGCGCTGGCGCAGGCGGGAATAGGTGCCTGGCCGGACCCGGCGCGGGTGGCGTTTTACTTAAACGGGCGTGCGCCCTCACAGCCGGTGGACCAGGCCTCGCTGCTGGATTTGCTGGCGCGCTATGGCTACGAGGTGTCGGCGCAGATGACGGCGCGTCAGCAGCAGCGCGTGATAGCCGCGTTCCAGATGCACTTTCGCCCGGCGCGTTATGACGGCGTAGCGGATGCACAAACCCAGGCCATTGCCGAGGCGCTGCTGGAGAAGTACGGCCAGGGTTAA
- a CDS encoding SDR family oxidoreductase, which translates to MKETGTILVLGASGYIGQHLTPRLSAAGHHVIAAARRLEWLQKQNWPGVECRYADLAKPHTLASALAGVDTLYYLVHSMGDGDDFVEREVQAARHLRDALREQPVKHIIFLSSLQPPQEERSSAHLIARQRTADTLREAGIPVTELRAGIIVGAGSAAFEVMRDMVYNLPVLTPPRWVRSRTTPIALENLLVYLTGLGEQPASEHRVFEAAGPEVLSYQQQFERFMAISGRHRPLIPIPLPTRWISVWFLNVITSVPPTIARALIQGLKHDLLADDSALRALIPQTLISFDDAVRSTLEEEKLLVNSQDWGYDALAFARWRPEYGYYPKQAGCTVHTDASSSALWEVVNQIGGPKGYFFGNGLWKTRAFLDLLVGHKLDKGRPAHTNLQVGDKVDSWKVIIVEPEKELTMLFGMKAPGLGRLSFTIRDEGKKRSLDVRAWWHPHGTPGLLYWLLMIPAHLFIFRGMANSIVRLAAQVMNKRR; encoded by the coding sequence ATGAAGGAAACAGGAACCATTCTGGTGCTCGGCGCCAGCGGCTATATTGGCCAGCATCTGACGCCGCGTCTTAGCGCGGCAGGTCATCACGTTATCGCCGCCGCACGCCGCCTTGAATGGCTGCAAAAGCAAAACTGGCCTGGCGTGGAATGCCGCTATGCCGACCTTGCAAAACCGCACACGCTGGCATCCGCGCTGGCGGGCGTCGACACCCTGTATTATCTGGTTCACAGCATGGGCGATGGCGACGACTTCGTTGAGCGTGAAGTACAGGCCGCCCGTCATTTACGTGATGCGCTGCGCGAACAGCCGGTAAAACACATCATTTTCTTAAGCTCCCTGCAACCTCCGCAGGAAGAACGCAGCTCTGCGCATCTCATCGCCCGCCAGCGCACTGCGGACACGCTGCGCGAAGCTGGCATACCGGTAACCGAATTGCGCGCCGGCATTATTGTGGGTGCAGGCTCAGCGGCATTCGAAGTAATGCGCGATATGGTCTACAACCTGCCGGTGCTGACGCCACCGCGCTGGGTGCGTTCACGAACGACTCCCATCGCGCTGGAAAACCTGCTGGTTTATCTGACCGGACTGGGGGAACAACCTGCCAGCGAACATCGCGTGTTTGAGGCGGCCGGACCGGAAGTACTGAGCTATCAGCAGCAGTTTGAGCGCTTTATGGCCATCAGCGGCCGTCATCGCCCGCTTATCCCGATTCCGTTACCCACTCGCTGGATTTCGGTGTGGTTCCTTAACGTTATTACCTCAGTGCCACCCACCATTGCCCGCGCCCTTATCCAGGGCCTTAAGCACGACCTATTGGCCGACGACAGTGCATTGCGCGCGCTCATCCCGCAAACGCTGATAAGCTTTGACGATGCAGTCCGTTCCACGCTGGAAGAAGAAAAGCTGCTGGTCAACTCCCAGGACTGGGGTTACGACGCGCTGGCCTTTGCCCGCTGGCGCCCGGAGTACGGCTATTACCCTAAGCAGGCAGGCTGCACGGTACACACCGATGCCAGCAGTAGCGCGCTGTGGGAAGTGGTTAACCAGATTGGCGGCCCCAAAGGCTACTTCTTTGGCAATGGGCTTTGGAAAACGCGCGCGTTTCTCGATTTGCTGGTGGGGCACAAACTGGACAAAGGCCGCCCGGCGCACACCAATTTGCAGGTAGGCGATAAGGTTGACAGCTGGAAAGTGATTATCGTGGAACCCGAAAAGGAACTGACAATGCTGTTTGGCATGAAGGCGCCGGGGCTGGGCCGCCTGTCATTCACCATCCGCGATGAAGGCAAGAAGCGCAGCCTGGACGTGCGTGCCTGGTGGCACCCACACGGTACGCCGGGTCTGCTTTACTGGTTATTGATGATCCCGGCACATTTGTTTATTTTCCGCGGCATGGCTAACAGCATTGTCCGTCTTGCCGCGCAGGTGATGAACAAACGTCGCTAA